Part of the Vigna radiata var. radiata cultivar VC1973A chromosome 11, Vradiata_ver6, whole genome shotgun sequence genome is shown below.
caTCAGAAAACCATCACAACAacattggaatgatttgaagaTAGAAACAATAATAGGGCAAATTCATGAATAGATTAATAGGTATATATATACCTGTAAACCAAATAGGCATATTGCTGACATGCCTAGCCAAGAGTGTAATGTATACATATTAGGAAGACCAActtctttctttgatttgaaaACTGCTATGATCCCTAGAATTCCAGCCACCATAGCTACCAGATGTAATANCAGGTGAATCACTTTCACTGACCTCCTTTTTTTAGCCACAGACTTGTATATCATCATACCTGTTGCAAGTAATGTTGTTATGTAACTTACACCACAAAATGGACACACTTGaaaaatcaatcataaaattGGCTTAATATTATGATGACAGAAAAGTCATGCGAATTTGGCAAGAATAGAAATTTGGTGACCTTCTCCACCAACTAAAATGAATCCAATCACCATTAGAAGTGGATGGAGCTGCATATAAAAGCAAACAAGACATGTTAACATGATGTTACAGAAGTCAGATCacacaacaacatcatcaattaaatgGTTCATCGACAACTCACATTGAAAATCTTGGTTGGGTTGGAAGAGCTGAAGAAGGCAACACCTTCTCGGAAGTGTAGCAACCAAACTAGTAAAAGGCTTGTTATTGCTATGAACAACAAATGAGCAACTATGGTAATTGAAGCTGCTCCAACTTGAAACCCACcacccattttttttaaagagactAATAATTAGGGCATCTCTTCAATGGTTGGCTTTGTATAAATAAAGTGATGAAAGAATCAAAGTATAGACATATATTTGCATGAGGATGCTAACAAAAACGAATATGGGAAACGGTTTGGCCGGCAACGACAAATGCCACCTTAATCTTTTGTGGTTGTAATCATATTCGATGAAAGCTAgttctttataattttagatatttaatattcattaaGGGTTACATTTAGGAATTTGTCTAAAggtaaaatgaaatatttactCTTTTACTTATTACTATGCTTAAAAATGAGAGTAGgtcaaaaagaaaattgtggttattattaattttgttcaaaatattaattaaaattaattaatattaagaagtgagttataaagtctaactcaaccttacaaaattggcttgtaaggtgaggtttgcaccttacttatatattataaattggctttaTATCTAGTCGATATGGAACTTTCAACACACCCCCTTCTATATaaacatctcgtgcgtgatgaTGATCCAATAACAGTCCGACAATAGGTAAAATAGAATAGCAACccattttctaataattaagtttaaaacaATTCATAAATAGTTGAGttccataaaaataatttcatttgaaataatttataaattgtagTTATCGttaattttaggttaaatatatgttttagtcctcatatttgttctccattctcaattaggtcctcatgtttttttttgtcccaattacatcctaatatttgtaaatttgaggcaattaagccctctccgttaactggccactaacatcgtaggccaattgagagggcttaattgcctcaaatttacaaatattaggatgcaattgggaaaaaaaaaacggagagggcttaattcctcaaatttacaaatattaggatacaattgggacaaaaaaaaacatgaggacctaattgagaatggggaacaaatatgagactaaaacatatatttaaccttaattttACTCAAAATATTGTTAGATAATTCTTTAGAAAACCATAATTTGTTACAGTAGACTagagtttaaatttaaatcatttagaactttaattatttttatataaataatttttatattctcGTTGAACATACAACTATAAGAATATAAacatttacatatttataatatttaagttgtattttacatattttatatagatttatttttGGTACTCTAACccgtatataatattatctattcacaataatttaaaaaaaaaatatgatattaatattcCTTTAGTTCAACTATTTGTATTGGTACAGGGATGTTTGATTtgtaataaaatgtattatttatattttggaaagTTTATATTCCAAGTGTTACGgtgtaaaaaaagtttatagatTATGTGTTATTAGGTGAACCTTAGATCTTTTGTTTGATATCCAATGTATAGCTTTGTGTAGTACAGCTTACACTTAAATTGTCCCTCATTTTCTTCGTGTGAAAACTAAGAGGTAGTTGTCATAGTTATTATATTGAATAGttaaaaattttgagaaaattaatcactttttaatattttattaatacatatgctttgatatgtattttatatatttcaaaaaatttaattaattgtattttatgtttatctttGGAGACATATTTAATTGTTGTTGATTTCatctattattttcattttgtatctCATAAAAGTTATTGTATAATATTGtcgaaattttagaaaatataagagATCGTGATTAGTTGTgatgtgtatatattttgtttagcAGCTGATAAGGAAAAGGATGGCTGAGACGGAggcatgtgttttttttttttcatcaaagtGTGTCTGCGGTTGaactcttctcttctttcttccgtCAAGgttattttttagtgtttgaTTATAGGAAAATTAGAATAACATATTGACCACTTGCAGAAGACTAAACTATGGTTTAAGTGTGATGAAAATATAACAACTTAAGTAGCTGAGTACATTGAGAATATTTCTTGATTTTGTGGCTGAATATATCTGCGTCTGCATTGCATTTTAATTACTACAATTTGACAAAAGGTGTTCACATTTTGATAGTCATATTGCATGTTggtttcttttaaactttttggtGTCTAAAAGTAGTGAAAAATGttctttcaacaatttttttactatgTGA
Proteins encoded:
- the LOC106776834 gene encoding probable ascorbate-specific transmembrane electron transporter 1 — protein: MGGGFQVGAASITIVAHLLFIAITSLLLVWLLHFREGVAFFSSSNPTKIFNLHPLLMVIGFILVGGEGMMIYKSVAKKRRSVKVIHLXLHLVAMVAGILGIIAVFKSKKEVGLPNMYTLHSWLGMSAICLFGLQYIIGFFSYFFPGAEMHTRASLLPWHRFVGMAIFLLAVATAETGLLQYFQFLNLFRSQEALIVNFTALLLFLYAFFVALSVTLPANYS